One Campylobacter concisus DNA segment encodes these proteins:
- a CDS encoding menaquinone biosynthesis decarboxylase — MDYIRLLKENNLLRVIDEPTDIDLEIAHASYIEVKREGSQALLFANPVCKKTGRKFAPVLTNIYGSKRALELIFGLNPNEIAAEIEKLLKPKKPENFKEKLDFLSYLFSMRKIFTKRLKGEGECQQVKFLGEQADLLSLPALKTWPHDGGAFITMGQVYTRSLDGALQNLGMYRLQIYDKNRLGMHWQIHKDGANFFHEYKRAGKKMPVSVAIGGDPLYIWCGQAPLPKGIFELLLYGFIRKEPARLVKSLTNEIYVPHDVDYVIEGFVDTAKCELEGPFGDHTGFYTPVEPFPVMDVTAITSKREPVFHATVVGKPPLEDKYMGWATERVFLPLLRTTVPELIDYNMPENGVFHNLILAKINTLYPAHAKQAMHAFWGVGQMSFVKHAIFVGADAPELKDYDEFTSFVLSRFGSQSVLISQGVCDQLDHASPNSCFGGKLGVDATQDFCKFSPVVLSDSELLAKFQSVTPNVKELKQFKTDTKTPICVVKFEKDCVVKELFDKLLTFREFFKLLIVVDIQNHLENPYMLLWRVTNNIDALRDIFIDGENFCVDATSKDEREGYTRGWPLQTDCDREVVADLVKRGIVKDEPELFKKFEIFG, encoded by the coding sequence ATGGACTACATCAGGCTTTTAAAAGAAAATAATCTACTTCGTGTTATCGATGAGCCAACAGATATTGATCTTGAGATTGCACATGCAAGCTATATCGAGGTCAAGCGTGAGGGCTCGCAAGCGCTACTTTTTGCAAACCCAGTCTGCAAAAAAACTGGGCGTAAATTTGCCCCAGTACTTACAAATATCTATGGTTCAAAACGCGCACTTGAGCTTATCTTTGGGCTAAATCCTAATGAGATCGCAGCCGAGATAGAAAAGCTTTTAAAGCCCAAAAAACCTGAAAATTTCAAAGAAAAGCTTGACTTTTTATCATATCTTTTTAGTATGAGAAAGATATTTACCAAGAGGCTAAAGGGCGAGGGCGAGTGCCAGCAGGTTAAATTTTTAGGCGAGCAGGCCGATCTTTTGAGCCTGCCTGCGCTAAAGACGTGGCCGCATGACGGAGGTGCTTTTATCACGATGGGGCAGGTCTATACGCGAAGCCTAGATGGCGCGCTGCAAAATTTAGGCATGTATAGACTGCAAATTTATGATAAAAACCGTCTCGGCATGCACTGGCAGATACACAAAGACGGTGCAAATTTCTTTCACGAGTACAAGCGTGCAGGCAAAAAAATGCCAGTCTCTGTAGCCATTGGCGGTGATCCGCTTTATATTTGGTGTGGGCAAGCGCCGCTTCCAAAGGGAATTTTTGAACTTTTGCTTTATGGTTTTATCCGCAAAGAGCCAGCAAGGCTTGTAAAGTCGCTCACTAATGAAATTTACGTCCCGCACGATGTAGACTACGTAATAGAGGGCTTTGTGGATACGGCTAAGTGTGAGCTTGAAGGCCCATTTGGCGATCATACTGGCTTTTATACGCCTGTCGAGCCTTTTCCGGTGATGGATGTAACGGCGATAACTAGCAAGCGTGAGCCGGTATTTCACGCGACTGTGGTTGGAAAGCCGCCACTTGAGGATAAATATATGGGCTGGGCGACTGAGCGAGTCTTTTTGCCGCTTTTACGAACGACTGTGCCAGAGCTAATAGACTACAATATGCCTGAAAATGGCGTCTTTCACAACCTAATCTTAGCCAAGATAAATACGCTCTATCCAGCTCATGCAAAGCAGGCCATGCACGCATTTTGGGGCGTTGGGCAGATGAGCTTTGTAAAACATGCTATTTTTGTTGGAGCCGATGCGCCTGAGCTTAAAGATTATGATGAATTTACTAGCTTTGTCCTAAGTCGTTTTGGTAGCCAGAGTGTGCTAATAAGCCAAGGCGTGTGCGATCAGCTTGATCATGCTAGTCCAAATTCGTGTTTTGGTGGCAAACTCGGCGTAGATGCGACACAAGACTTTTGTAAATTTAGCCCTGTGGTTTTAAGTGACAGCGAGCTTTTGGCTAAATTTCAAAGCGTTACGCCAAATGTAAAAGAGCTTAAGCAGTTTAAAACGGATACCAAAACGCCTATTTGTGTGGTGAAATTTGAAAAAGATTGTGTGGTAAAAGAGCTTTTTGACAAACTTTTGACATTTAGAGAATTTTTCAAACTCCTCATCGTTGTAGATATACAAAATCACCTTGAAAACCCATATATGCTACTTTGGCGTGTGACAAATAATATCGATGCTTTGCGCGATATTTTCATAGATGGTGAAAATTTCTGCGTAGATGCCACTAGTAAAGATGAGCGTGAGGGATATACGAGAGGTTGGCCATTACAAACGGATTGTGACCGCGAAGTGGTTGCTGATCTAGTTAAGCGCGGCATAGTAAAAGATGAGCCAGAGTTATTTAAAAAATTTGAAATATTTGGCTAG
- a CDS encoding NUDIX domain-containing protein: MDTAITNLEILPLGESKYLKPFKMKFMQNGVQRDWDCVKVMNSVSIFLYHEQKDAFLFVKQFRPAVWYSQEKEGIKTNEQGFTYELCAGLMDKGLSEEQTAREEAIEEVGYELKEIERITMTYGAFGFGGNMQTMFYAKIDESMKVNSGGGVDGEDIELVFIKREDMMKFAFDESKVKGFGLIFAYLWWEKFKS, encoded by the coding sequence ATGGATACTGCTATAACAAATTTAGAAATTTTACCTCTGGGTGAGTCAAAATATCTAAAGCCATTTAAGATGAAATTTATGCAAAATGGTGTCCAAAGAGACTGGGACTGCGTAAAAGTGATGAATAGCGTTAGTATTTTTTTATATCACGAGCAAAAAGATGCCTTTTTGTTTGTAAAGCAGTTTCGTCCTGCTGTTTGGTACTCGCAAGAGAAAGAAGGCATCAAAACAAATGAACAAGGCTTTACTTACGAACTTTGCGCAGGGCTTATGGATAAAGGGCTTAGCGAAGAGCAAACAGCCAGAGAAGAAGCGATCGAAGAAGTGGGCTATGAGCTAAAAGAGATAGAGCGTATCACAATGACATACGGTGCTTTTGGCTTTGGAGGCAATATGCAAACGATGTTTTACGCTAAAATCGATGAGAGCATGAAGGTAAATTCTGGCGGTGGCGTCGATGGCGAAGATATCGAGCTTGTTTTCATAAAGCGAGAAGATATGATGAAATTTGCCTTTGACGAGAGTAAAGTCAAGGGTTTTGGGCTCATCTTTGCTTATTTGTGGTGGGAGAAATTTAAAAGCTAA
- the mgtE gene encoding magnesium transporter: MSQELEEAKELIDQHLNENLEDNELSPYELAQHLKTLKKHDEELFAHYLEKLDPEILGDVAIELPDHMLKDVIEQLPAEKIVEALEELESDDATDLLQYIEDIDEDKARELFNELDRENQNEILRLRSYEEDRAGAHMQTELFSAHLEEKLGSAVARLRREKQEGKLENISQLFIIDKDGVLQYAIPLEDLILFDFTKTLKQNIETTQIDHYKPHVANDMDLMQNVADMFQEYDLNVIAVTSSTGILLGRITSDDIHDYIQESATEQIYNLAGVDDESEEDDTLFKAGRGRAVWLGVNLLTALFSSSIIGLFDETIAAYVALAVLMPIVASMGGNTGTQALAVTVRRLALGEIEFKDAKNVLKREVSISLINGLIFGVVMGIIASVWFDKGMLGVVIGLSMVTNLFFAGFFGTIIPLTLRRFNIDPAVGSAVILTTFTDAIGFFSFLGLAKWILL, from the coding sequence TTGAGCCAAGAACTAGAAGAAGCAAAAGAGCTGATAGATCAGCATTTAAATGAAAATTTAGAAGATAATGAACTCTCACCTTATGAGCTAGCCCAACACCTAAAAACACTTAAAAAGCACGATGAGGAGCTCTTTGCTCACTATCTTGAGAAACTAGATCCTGAAATTTTAGGTGATGTTGCTATCGAGTTACCTGATCACATGCTAAAAGATGTGATCGAACAGCTTCCAGCTGAAAAGATCGTAGAAGCTCTTGAAGAGCTAGAGAGTGATGATGCGACTGATTTGCTTCAATACATCGAGGATATTGACGAGGATAAAGCTAGAGAGCTTTTTAACGAGCTTGACAGAGAAAACCAAAATGAAATTTTAAGGCTTAGAAGCTACGAAGAAGATAGAGCCGGTGCTCACATGCAAACAGAGCTTTTCTCGGCTCACCTTGAAGAAAAGCTTGGCAGTGCAGTAGCAAGACTTAGACGTGAAAAACAAGAAGGCAAGCTAGAAAATATCTCACAGCTTTTCATTATAGACAAAGACGGTGTTTTGCAATACGCTATCCCACTTGAGGATCTTATACTATTTGACTTCACAAAAACGCTGAAGCAAAATATAGAAACTACGCAGATCGATCACTACAAGCCACATGTTGCAAATGATATGGATCTTATGCAAAATGTCGCTGATATGTTTCAAGAGTACGATCTAAACGTTATTGCAGTTACAAGTAGCACTGGCATACTACTAGGTCGTATAACATCTGATGATATTCACGACTACATTCAAGAGAGTGCAACTGAGCAAATTTATAACCTAGCCGGCGTTGATGACGAGTCAGAAGAGGACGATACGCTTTTTAAGGCTGGTCGTGGTCGTGCGGTTTGGCTTGGCGTAAATTTACTAACAGCTCTTTTTAGCTCGTCTATAATCGGACTTTTTGACGAGACAATCGCAGCCTACGTCGCTCTTGCTGTTTTAATGCCAATAGTTGCATCAATGGGTGGAAATACCGGCACACAAGCGCTTGCCGTTACGGTTCGCCGTTTAGCGCTTGGTGAGATCGAGTTTAAAGATGCCAAAAATGTCTTAAAACGTGAGGTTAGTATTTCACTCATAAATGGACTAATCTTTGGTGTGGTAATGGGCATAATCGCCTCTGTTTGGTTTGACAAAGGTATGCTTGGTGTTGTTATCGGGCTTAGTATGGTTACGAATTTATTCTTTGCTGGTTTTTTTGGCACGATCATACCTTTGACGCTAAGGCGCTTTAACATAGATCCTGCAGTCGGCTCAGCCGTCATTCTTACTACTTTTACTGATGCGATAGGATTTTTTAGCTTTTTAGGACTTGCAAAATGGATACTGCTATAA
- a CDS encoding peptidoglycan DD-metalloendopeptidase family protein, producing MPRIFIIFAILSINLYAIKPSVEELSWPNGSNFLNFLETNKIPLSLYYNLATEDQELTEEIIAGTKYQIYKDNNGNTKQVLIPVSDELQMHIFRDDNDKFKLEFLPISYQSEDKFLALKVDKSVSEDIFDYTGSGTLALGFKEIFKGSDIDFKKINKGDTIAIVYNQKIRMGRSFGTPEIYAAMIETKNKRYVMYKFEDKFYDKNGKKNDKFLLVRPLANARITSAFTLKRWHPILQRYRAHLGVDYGAPKGTPIKAAGDGTVKFVGQKSGYGRTVIISHAGGYETLYAHLNGFAKGIKGGLKVKQGTLIAYVGTSGMSTGPHLHFGLYRDNKPINPESAIRVVKSLEDKKESAKFKAVVSKNDELIKNALSNEKEYHKVEFFPNVIEF from the coding sequence ATGCCTCGTATTTTTATAATTTTTGCAATATTATCTATAAATTTATACGCTATAAAGCCAAGTGTCGAAGAGCTTAGCTGGCCAAATGGAAGTAACTTCTTAAATTTCTTAGAGACAAACAAAATCCCACTTTCACTTTACTATAACTTAGCAACCGAAGATCAAGAACTAACAGAAGAGATCATCGCTGGCACAAAGTATCAAATTTATAAAGACAATAACGGCAATACCAAACAAGTACTAATCCCTGTTAGTGACGAGCTTCAAATGCATATTTTTAGAGATGATAATGATAAATTTAAGCTCGAATTTCTTCCCATCTCTTATCAAAGCGAGGATAAATTTTTAGCCTTAAAGGTCGATAAATCAGTCTCTGAAGACATTTTTGACTACACTGGCTCTGGTACACTAGCACTTGGCTTTAAAGAAATTTTTAAAGGAAGTGATATTGATTTTAAAAAGATAAACAAAGGCGATACGATTGCTATCGTTTATAATCAAAAAATACGTATGGGCCGCTCTTTTGGCACTCCAGAAATCTATGCTGCGATGATAGAAACGAAAAATAAACGATATGTCATGTATAAATTTGAAGATAAATTTTATGATAAAAATGGCAAGAAGAATGATAAATTTTTATTAGTCCGCCCTCTTGCAAACGCCAGAATCACATCAGCTTTTACCCTAAAAAGATGGCATCCTATTCTCCAAAGATATAGAGCGCACCTTGGTGTTGACTACGGTGCTCCAAAAGGCACACCTATCAAAGCCGCAGGTGATGGCACGGTTAAATTTGTCGGACAAAAAAGCGGATATGGCAGAACCGTCATCATCTCTCATGCTGGTGGCTACGAGACACTTTATGCTCACCTAAATGGCTTTGCTAAAGGCATAAAAGGTGGTCTAAAAGTTAAGCAAGGTACGCTCATAGCCTACGTTGGCACAAGTGGTATGAGTACAGGACCGCACCTGCATTTTGGTCTTTATAGAGATAATAAGCCTATCAATCCAGAAAGTGCAATAAGGGTTGTTAAAAGCCTAGAAGACAAGAAAGAATCAGCTAAATTTAAAGCAGTTGTCAGCAAAAATGACGAGCTAATAAAAAATGCTTTAAGCAATGAAAAAGAGTATCACAAAGTGGAATTTTTTCCTAATGTAATAGAATTTTAA
- a CDS encoding plasminogen-binding N-terminal domain-containing protein, with translation MKRIFVILSLVFGFAFGADFSLNEYRTPIISVDSDGTATIVDSPEILIGSSGVVLHKFDTDSSIIARVSVISKNSGFAKIRFEVFDLLEQKALPLPGIAPANGDMVVLNYLYNRSLIIVPNKEIYEEITSAFPNMIFIHPDIIGAYLSYEYKPNPSRDDFRKMCAQSAAGLIFVAMDGRSVFADCQSFKVLKEFKSGEVEYYQLPFYTRVSDIDTVFWKLNSEHINNYDAHYEKLFEEDN, from the coding sequence TTGAAACGTATATTTGTGATTTTATCGCTAGTTTTTGGCTTTGCTTTTGGGGCTGATTTTTCTTTAAATGAGTATAGAACTCCTATAATTAGCGTCGATAGTGATGGCACAGCGACGATAGTTGATAGTCCAGAAATTTTAATCGGCTCAAGTGGCGTTGTGCTTCATAAATTTGATACTGATAGCTCTATCATCGCAAGAGTTAGTGTTATCTCAAAAAATTCTGGCTTTGCTAAGATTAGATTTGAGGTGTTTGATCTGCTTGAGCAAAAGGCGCTCCCACTTCCAGGCATCGCACCTGCAAATGGTGATATGGTCGTGCTAAACTATCTTTATAACCGCTCATTAATCATCGTGCCAAATAAAGAAATTTACGAAGAGATCACTTCTGCGTTTCCAAATATGATATTTATCCACCCAGATATTATAGGAGCATATCTAAGCTACGAGTACAAGCCAAATCCAAGTAGAGATGACTTTAGAAAAATGTGCGCTCAAAGTGCAGCTGGTTTAATTTTCGTAGCGATGGATGGCAGAAGCGTTTTTGCTGATTGCCAAAGCTTTAAAGTGCTAAAAGAATTTAAAAGTGGTGAGGTTGAGTACTATCAACTTCCATTTTATACAAGAGTTAGCGACATAGACACTGTGTTTTGGAAGTTAAATAGTGAGCACATTAACAACTACGACGCTCACTACGAAAAACTTTTCGAAGAAGATAACTGA
- a CDS encoding YihY family inner membrane protein, producing MSRLSLSKQSLKEFLNLLPTLKDKELFHYASSLSFHTILSIIPILLISFSIFTKLPSFEDYYAKIQDFIFSALLPSNQEIISNYLQNFLQNSGNLGIVGFVAMIFTSAMFFSDYEYVVLKVTRANKARGFWSALSSYWTLITLAPLGLAGSFYLSSLIQEMLDSNVITSSINFLSIFPYLIIWAIFCVTYLISVNDEIKFKSALFSSFAASLVWYLGKSAFVYYVLYNKTYLSVYGSFSAVLFFFVWIYISWIIFLYGLKLCAYLSNSLKFKR from the coding sequence ATGAGCCGTTTGTCCTTAAGTAAGCAAAGCTTAAAAGAGTTTTTAAATTTGCTCCCAACGCTTAAGGACAAAGAGCTCTTTCACTATGCCTCAAGCCTTAGTTTTCATACGATTTTATCGATCATTCCGATACTTCTTATATCGTTTTCTATCTTTACAAAACTGCCTAGTTTTGAGGATTATTACGCCAAGATTCAGGACTTTATATTTTCGGCTCTTTTGCCAAGTAATCAAGAGATCATCTCAAACTATTTGCAAAATTTCTTACAAAATAGCGGAAATTTAGGCATAGTTGGCTTCGTAGCAATGATATTTACATCAGCCATGTTTTTTAGCGACTACGAGTATGTAGTTTTGAAAGTGACACGTGCAAATAAGGCTAGAGGATTTTGGTCGGCGCTTAGCTCGTATTGGACTCTTATCACGCTTGCGCCACTTGGTCTTGCTGGCAGTTTTTATCTCTCAAGCCTCATTCAAGAGATGCTAGACTCAAACGTGATCACAAGCTCGATAAATTTTTTAAGTATCTTTCCATATCTCATCATCTGGGCGATATTTTGTGTCACATATCTCATCTCAGTAAATGACGAGATAAAGTTTAAAAGCGCACTTTTTAGCTCATTTGCAGCCTCGCTTGTTTGGTATCTTGGCAAATCAGCCTTTGTATATTATGTCCTTTATAATAAGACATATCTTAGTGTCTACGGCTCGTTTTCGGCTGTGCTTTTCTTCTTTGTCTGGATCTATATATCGTGGATCATCTTTTTATATGGGCTAAAACTTTGTGCTTATCTTTCAAATAGCTTAAAATTTAAAAGATAA
- a CDS encoding metallophosphoesterase, giving the protein MSEQIYIIGDVHGCFNTLLELIKQFPDKEKSQICFVGDVIDRGLFSCDVVELIMQNNYKMVMGNHERRLLSNKLEFLNNKVPFDRSWFFGNGGEETYRSYLGQSVEFKQRHVDFLETRPVYLEFKECKNQNGEHLVVSHSAVGKFWTLRDDDSSRDEFRRHVLSGRGDMMQVEGIFNVYGHTPVREAKLYTNSANIDTGCVFNEEGYDKLSALEFPSMKIYTQKNVENFNKQG; this is encoded by the coding sequence TTGAGCGAGCAAATTTATATTATAGGCGATGTGCACGGCTGTTTTAACACACTTTTAGAGCTTATCAAGCAGTTTCCAGACAAAGAAAAATCACAAATTTGCTTTGTCGGAGATGTGATAGATCGGGGGCTTTTTAGTTGCGATGTAGTCGAGCTTATCATGCAAAATAACTATAAAATGGTAATGGGAAATCATGAGCGCAGGCTGCTAAGTAATAAACTTGAATTTCTAAACAACAAAGTGCCATTTGACAGGAGCTGGTTCTTTGGAAACGGCGGAGAAGAGACATATAGATCATACCTTGGACAAAGTGTGGAGTTTAAGCAAAGGCATGTGGATTTTTTAGAAACAAGGCCAGTTTATCTGGAGTTTAAAGAGTGTAAAAACCAAAATGGCGAGCATTTGGTCGTTTCGCACTCGGCTGTTGGTAAATTTTGGACTTTAAGAGATGATGATAGCTCAAGAGATGAGTTTAGAAGGCATGTACTATCAGGCAGAGGCGATATGATGCAAGTTGAAGGCATATTTAATGTCTATGGCCACACGCCAGTGCGCGAGGCTAAGCTCTATACAAATAGCGCAAATATCGATACGGGATGTGTTTTTAATGAAGAAGGATATGACAAGCTAAGTGCCTTAGAATTTCCATCGATGAAAATTTATACGCAAAAAAATGTTGAAAATTTTAATAAACAAGGATAA
- a CDS encoding aldehyde dehydrogenase family protein: MKLLEKYGLFINGEWRDAKDGATLDAKNPANGDHLAKIADATEEDVSDAVRAAREAFKKFKHTTISERAKLLNKIADIIDENKEHLAKVESMDNGKPIRETLNVDIPFAAEHFRYFAGVIMGEEGSANVLDEKQLSIVLREPLGVVGQIVPWNFPFLMAAWKLAPVIAAGDASVFKPSSETSLSVLELFRLIDKILPKGLINIVTGRGSKSGEWIKNHPGLDKLAFTGSTEIGRDIAIAAARRIIPATLELGGKSANIFFNDANLDKALDGLQLGILFNQGQVCCAGSRIFVEESFYDKFIEAAVKKFSTIKVGDPLDPSTQMGSQINKKQAEQILNYVEIGKKEGAKVAVGGKAYTANGCDKGAFVEPTLLVDVTNDMRVAQEEIFGPVGVVIKFKDEAELIKMVNDSEYGLGGGIFTQDITKALRVARSMETGRVWINTYNQIPAGSPFGGYKNSGIGRETHKIILEHYTQMKNIMIDLTGKVSGFYAQ, encoded by the coding sequence ATGAAGTTACTAGAAAAATATGGGCTTTTCATAAATGGTGAGTGGCGCGACGCAAAAGACGGCGCTACCCTTGATGCAAAAAATCCAGCAAACGGCGATCACCTTGCAAAGATCGCAGATGCGACTGAAGAAGATGTAAGTGATGCAGTTCGTGCTGCACGTGAGGCTTTTAAGAAATTTAAACACACTACAATTAGCGAGCGAGCAAAACTGCTAAACAAGATCGCTGACATAATCGATGAAAACAAAGAGCATTTAGCAAAAGTCGAGAGCATGGACAACGGTAAGCCGATCCGTGAGACGCTAAATGTTGATATTCCTTTTGCAGCAGAGCATTTTAGGTACTTTGCTGGCGTTATAATGGGCGAAGAAGGCAGCGCAAACGTGCTTGACGAGAAACAACTCTCTATCGTTTTACGCGAGCCACTAGGAGTTGTGGGGCAGATCGTGCCTTGGAATTTTCCATTTTTAATGGCAGCTTGGAAGCTAGCTCCAGTGATCGCAGCTGGCGATGCGAGCGTATTTAAGCCTTCAAGCGAGACAAGTCTAAGTGTGCTTGAGCTATTTAGGCTGATAGATAAAATTTTACCAAAAGGTTTAATAAACATCGTAACCGGCAGAGGCAGTAAGAGTGGCGAGTGGATCAAAAACCACCCAGGCCTTGACAAGCTAGCGTTTACTGGTTCAACCGAGATCGGCCGCGATATCGCCATAGCAGCAGCTAGACGTATCATACCAGCCACACTTGAGCTTGGTGGCAAGAGCGCAAACATCTTCTTTAACGATGCAAATTTAGACAAGGCGCTTGACGGCCTTCAGCTTGGAATTTTGTTTAACCAAGGTCAAGTTTGCTGCGCAGGTTCAAGAATTTTCGTAGAAGAGAGCTTTTACGACAAATTTATAGAGGCTGCGGTTAAGAAATTTAGTACCATAAAAGTTGGCGATCCACTCGATCCTAGCACTCAAATGGGCTCACAAATCAATAAAAAACAAGCTGAGCAAATTCTAAACTACGTTGAGATCGGCAAAAAAGAAGGTGCAAAAGTGGCAGTCGGTGGTAAAGCCTACACAGCAAATGGTTGCGACAAGGGCGCATTTGTCGAGCCAACACTGCTAGTTGATGTGACAAACGACATGAGAGTAGCTCAGGAAGAAATTTTTGGCCCAGTTGGCGTTGTCATTAAATTTAAAGATGAAGCCGAGCTTATCAAAATGGTAAATGATAGCGAATATGGCCTTGGTGGCGGAATTTTCACGCAAGACATCACAAAAGCGCTCCGCGTTGCAAGGTCTATGGAGACTGGCAGAGTCTGGATCAACACCTATAACCAAATCCCAGCAGGCAGCCCATTTGGCGGCTATAAAAACTCAGGTATCGGCCGAGAAACTCACAAAATCATCCTTGAGCACTACACTCAAATGAAAAATATAATGATTGACCTAACCGGTAAGGTTAGCGGCTTTTACGCACAATGA
- a CDS encoding sensor histidine kinase, with protein sequence MSEKTQILFKILSLYLVSTVLFLGYFFIHDYKNKKEALILNEVKSLKEIKMGIYMKARMNGLDSISSLTKEKGVHACIVLKNGEKIYKDFDCQKIDKSKNVNLIDGKVAIFEKIQYMDDNTTDELSYADIFLVGKDIKAEILSLQISTMLKALFFFFALLFVAFYLAKLSLRPLYEKIDTLNRFIKDSTHEINTPLSVISMSIETADLDNLNERNLKRFNNISLAAKSLNNIYDALVHLSFNLDKPSKKELIDLNLLTTQRLNYFSPFFAKRGLKIDTSLKPSFINADLEDMSKILDNLLSNAAKYAAQNSEVRIVLEPNFFSISNLGHGISKEQQLQIFDRYTRFNEDQGGFGIGLNLVKECCKKNDIVVKCQSELGKETTFSLSWKD encoded by the coding sequence ATGTCTGAAAAGACGCAAATTTTATTTAAAATTTTATCCCTCTATCTTGTTAGCACTGTGCTATTTTTAGGATATTTTTTCATACATGACTATAAAAACAAAAAAGAAGCGCTCATTTTAAACGAGGTGAAGTCTTTAAAAGAGATAAAAATGGGCATTTACATGAAAGCTAGAATGAATGGACTTGATTCAATTTCAAGTCTAACAAAAGAAAAAGGCGTGCATGCTTGCATCGTGCTAAAAAATGGCGAGAAAATTTATAAAGACTTTGACTGCCAAAAAATCGACAAAAGCAAAAATGTAAATTTGATAGACGGCAAAGTCGCGATATTTGAAAAGATCCAGTACATGGACGACAACACCACAGACGAGCTCTCATACGCAGATATTTTTCTAGTTGGCAAAGATATCAAGGCTGAAATTTTATCTTTACAAATTTCAACCATGCTAAAGGCGCTCTTTTTCTTTTTTGCCCTGCTCTTTGTCGCCTTTTACCTCGCAAAACTAAGCCTAAGACCGCTTTATGAAAAGATAGATACGCTAAACCGCTTTATAAAAGACTCAACACACGAGATAAACACGCCTCTAAGCGTCATCTCGATGAGCATAGAAACAGCCGATCTTGACAACCTAAATGAGCGAAATTTAAAGCGCTTTAACAATATCAGCCTTGCCGCAAAGAGCCTAAATAACATTTATGACGCGCTCGTTCATCTAAGCTTTAATCTAGATAAGCCAAGCAAAAAAGAGCTCATAGATCTAAATTTACTAACCACGCAAAGACTGAACTATTTCTCGCCATTTTTTGCCAAACGTGGCCTTAAGATAGACACCAGCCTAAAGCCTAGCTTCATAAACGCAGACCTTGAGGATATGAGCAAAATTTTAGATAATCTCCTAAGTAATGCCGCAAAATATGCAGCGCAAAATTCAGAAGTACGCATCGTTTTAGAGCCAAATTTCTTTAGCATAAGCAACCTTGGACATGGCATCAGCAAAGAGCAACAGCTACAAATTTTTGATCGCTACACGAGATTTAACGAAGATCAAGGCGGATTTGGCATAGGGCTAAATTTAGTTAAAGAGTGCTGCAAGAAAAATGATATCGTCGTAAAATGCCAAAGCGAACTTGGTAAAGAAACTACCTTTTCACTCTCTTGGAAGGACTAA
- a CDS encoding response regulator transcription factor, translating to MVRILLVEDDEILLDLISEYLSENGYKVTTSDNAKDALDLAYEQNFDLLILDVKIPQGDGFSLLSSLRELGVSAPSIFTTSLNTIDDLEKGYKSGCDDYLKKPFELKELLIRIQALLKRNFSHQNGEDIKILDDLCFHPQSKTLSKNGENVNISSKESDLLALFLQNKGKILTKDEIFNKIWKFDEEPSELSLRVYIKNLRQILGKDAILNRRGDGYVYV from the coding sequence ATGGTTAGAATTTTGCTCGTTGAAGATGATGAAATTTTACTTGATCTCATCAGTGAGTATCTAAGCGAAAATGGCTATAAGGTCACTACTTCAGATAATGCCAAAGATGCACTTGATCTCGCCTACGAGCAAAATTTCGACCTGCTTATACTTGACGTCAAAATCCCACAAGGAGATGGCTTTTCACTTCTTTCTTCCTTAAGAGAGCTAGGTGTTAGCGCACCTAGCATCTTTACCACCTCGCTAAATACCATTGATGATCTTGAAAAAGGCTACAAAAGTGGCTGCGACGACTATCTAAAAAAGCCATTTGAGCTAAAAGAACTACTCATACGTATACAAGCACTTCTAAAGAGAAATTTCTCACACCAAAACGGCGAAGATATCAAAATTTTAGATGATCTTTGCTTTCACCCACAGAGCAAAACCCTAAGTAAAAACGGCGAAAATGTAAATATCTCGAGCAAAGAGAGCGACCTACTCGCCCTATTTTTGCAAAACAAAGGCAAAATTTTAACCAAAGATGAAATTTTTAATAAAATTTGGAAATTTGACGAGGAGCCAAGCGAGCTTAGCCTTCGTGTCTATATCAAAAATTTACGCCAAATTTTAGGCAAAGATGCCATATTAAATAGGCGTGGGGACGGCTATGTCTATGTCTGA